From a region of the Opisthocomus hoazin isolate bOpiHoa1 chromosome 21, bOpiHoa1.hap1, whole genome shotgun sequence genome:
- the TEX2 gene encoding testis-expressed protein 2 isoform X2, which produces MTSQNSSHAEKTGEMSSKQSAPKVQVQRSVSQETITIHFSAFGKEEEEEEEEFKEFLDEELDDQSIVTALEAKEDLCFEHTGHDFSGPATSLNMANSASLLSSSPAVLPTAETVKLLDSPSTSQIFSAVPLVLSPSSHSCHTVSLSGAPPPVEQKSSLSSSPSSSPSRSVVCASGSSTVSSSKPFKGLVKSLSTDVEPKEPTPPMRHRQLMKTLVKSLSTDTSKQESEAVSYRPPDSKLNLHLFKQFTQPRATGGDSKTAPSSPLTSPSDTRSFFKVPEMEAKIEDTKRRLSEVIYEPFQLLSKIMGDESSSHRPKALSSSASELSNLSSLNGHLESNNNYSIKEEECDSEGDLYGSDSNLNKNDQSKAAEEPAKETETKSSQSASTKDVSSKTSLVLEKCSLSALASREDEEFCELYAEDFSLLEDESKTDKPAETLLDPDVTEENGTMLSSEDENNLCVQQPKIPVKTLYFLTLLVYAYFIIPLPGYLSGLLFGMALGFMIAICVIWLLTPRTHEYLKLHRSVKKQWDTGALDIKEPEILKGWMNEIYNYDPETYHATLTHSVYVRLEGSTLRLSKPNKNISRRAVYNEPKPDVTYVSQKIYELTESKISLVPKSLARKRIWNKKYPICIELARQDDFMAKAQTDKENTEEKLSAEKVDSNNEDSRKPQDGAKNTSQKDQVLYLFGRTGREKEEWFRRFLLASKLKSEAKKPSSLCGIKPGILPTHSRSDSQAGVLTHSRSSSKGSTEEIASQPKHKDLAGNVRQKMLLDYSIYMAKCVPHDKKSPSGSPVLSADSSPTAVKKLPDAHVEAEEEEQEAWVNALLGRIFWDFLGEKYWSDLVSKKIQMKLSKIKLPYFMNELTLTELDMGIAVPKILQAFKPAVDHRGLWIDLEMSYNGSFLMTLETKMNLTKLGKEPLGEALKVGEIGREGFRPRAYCLADSDEESSSAGSSEEDDAPELAGEKQVTPGAEGYVGGHRTSKIMRIVDKITKSKYFQKATETEFIKKKIEEVSNTPLLLTVEVQECRGTLVINIPPPPTDRIWYGFRRPPHLELKARPKLGEREVTLVHVTDWIERKLEQEFQKIFVMPNMDDVYIPLMHSAMDPRSSTCPPKDLITEAPDQP; this is translated from the exons ATGACAAGTCAGAACAGTAGCCATGCAGAGAAAACTGGTGAAATGTCCTCAAAGCAGTCAGCACCAAAAGTGCAGGTCCAACGATCTGTCTCCCAAGAAACCATCACTATTCATTTCTCTGCAtttgggaaggaggaagaagaggaggaagaggagtttAAGGAGTTTCTTGATGAGGAACTAGATGACCAAAGCATTGTAACAGCACTTGAAGCCAAGGAAGACCTCTGCTTTGAGCATACCGGCCATGATTTTTCTGGTCCAGCTACCTCGCTTAACATGGCCAACTCTGCATCATTGCTGTCCTCATCGCCTGCAGTTCTGCCAACTGCAGAGACTGTAAAGCTGTTGGATTCTCCTTCCACATCCCAGATATTCAGTGCAGTGCCACTAGTCCTGTCTCCATCATCACACTCATGTCATACAGTTAGCTTATCAGGTGCACCACCACCTGTGGAACAGAAATCCAGCCTGTCGtcttccccatcctcatccccttcCAGATCAGTTGTCTGCGCTAGTGGATCATCCACAGTTTCTAGTTCAAAGCCTTTTAAGGGTTTAGTCAAGTCCCTTTCAACAGATGTGGAACCAAAAGAACCCACCCCGCCAATGAGACATAGGCAGTTAATGAAAACCTTAGTGAAATCTCTGTCTACAGACACTTCTAAACAAGAATCTGAAGCTGTGTCTTACAGGCCACCCGACTCGAAGCTGAACTTGCATCTGTTCAAACAGTTCACTCAACCTCGAGCTACAGGTGGTGATTCTAAAACTGCACCCTCTTCTCCATTAACATCTCCCTCTGACACTCGTTCCTTTTTTAAAGTACCTGAAATGGAGGCTAAAATTGAAGATACTAAAAGACGCCTTTCTGAAGTAATATATGAGCCTTTTCAGCTGCTCAGTAAAATTATGGGTGATGAAAGTAGTAGCCACAGGCCCAAAGCCTTATCTTCAAGTGCTTCAGAACTCTCAAACCTTTCCAGTTTGAATGGCCATTTGGAAAGCAATAACAACTACAGCATTAAGGAAGAAGAATGTGATTCTGAAGGAGACTTGTATGGAAGTGACTCTAACCTGAATAAGAACGATCAGTCAAAAGCGGCTGAGGAACCTGCAAAAGAGACAGAGACCAAAAGCTCTCAGTCTGCAAGCACAAAGGACGTGAGTTCGAAAACTTCACTCGTACTTGAAAAATGTTCCTTGTCTGCACTAGCAAGCAGAGAGGATGAGGAGTTTTGTGAACTGTATGCTGAAGACTTTTCCTTGCTAGAGGATGAAAGCAAAACTGATAAACCTGCTGAAACTTTGCTGGATCCTGACGTGACTGAGGAAAACGGTACTATGCTCAGTAGTGAAGATGAAAATAATCTGTGTGTGCAACAGCCTAAAATACCAGTGAAAACTTTGTACTTCTTAACGCTGTTGGTCTATGCTTACTTTATTATCCCTCTCCCTGGCTACTTAAGTGGACTTTTATTTGGAATGGCCCTTGGATTTATGATAGCTATCTGTGTGATTTGGCTTCTTACTCCACGTACTCATGAATATCTCAAATTGCATAGAAGTGTGAAAAAGCAATGGGATACAGGAGCTCTAGACATCAAAGAACCTGAAATACTGAAG GGATGGATGAATGAAATTTATAATTATGATCCAGAAACATACCATGCCACATTGACTCACTCTGTCTATGTGCGACTCGAAGGAAGCACCTTGAGACTTTCGAAACCCAATAAAAACATTTCTAGAAGGGCTGTGTACAATGAGCCAAAGCCTGATGTCacgtatgtcagccagaaaattTATGAACTTACAGAGAGCAAG ATTTCCCTGGTTCCTAAGAGTCTGGCACGAAAACGCATTTGGAATAAGAAGTACCCTATTTGCATTGAACTCGCTAGACAGGATGACTTTATGGCTAAGGCCCAGACTGATAAAGAGAATACGGAGGAAAAGTTATCTGCTGAAAAAGTGGACTCGAACAATGAAGACTCTAGGAAACCTCAGGATGGAGCAAAGAACACTAGCCAAAAGGATCAAGTGCTTTATCTCTTTGGCAGGACAGGTAGGGAGAAGGAGGAATGGTTCAGAAGATTCCTTCTTGCATCCAAGCTGAAGTCTGAAGCAAAGAAGCCATCTAGTTTATGTGGGATCAAGCCAG GGATCTTGCCAACACACAGCAGAAGCGATAGTCAAGCTGGAGTTCTCACACACAGCCGAAGCAGCAGCAAGGGAAGTACAGAAGAAATTGCATCCCAGCCGAAGCACAAGGATCTGGCTGGCAACGTGCGGCAGAAGATGCTTCTGGACTACAGTATTTATATGGCAAAGTGTGTTCCACATGACAAGAAAAGCCCTTCAGGTAGTCCAGTCCTCAGTGCAGATAGCAGCCCTACAGCTGTGAAAAAG TTACCAGATGCCCATGTggaagctgaagaagaagaacaGGAGGCCTGGGTGAATGCTTTGCTTGGAAgaatattttgggattttttagGAGAAAAGTATTGGTCTGATCTAGTGTCAAAGAAGATCCAAATGAAACTTAGCAAAATAAAG CTGCCGTATTTCATGAATGAGTTAACTCTAACTGAGCTTGACATGGGGATAGCAGTGCCGAAGATCCTTCAAGCCTTCAAACCTGCTGTTGATCACAGAG GACTTTGGATTGATTTGGAAATGTCCTACAATGGATCTTTTCTGATGACCCTAGAGACCAAGATGAACTTGACCAAACTTGGTAAAGAGCCGCTTGGTGAAGCGCTTAAAGTTGGAGAGATCGGCAGAGAAGG TTTCAGGCCAAGGGCGTATTGTCTTGcagacagtgatgaggaatcgtCCAGCGCTGGGTCTTCAGAAGAGGACGATGCTCCTGAATTGGCAGGAGAGAAGCAGGTGACTCCAGGAGCAGAAGG GTATGTCGGAGGACATCGGACAAGTAAGATCATGAGAATTGTGGATAAAATTACTAAGTCAAAATACTTtcagaaagcaacagagactGAGTTTATTAAGAAGAAGATTGAAGAGGTCTCCAATACTCCATTGCTGCTAACAGTTGAAGTACAAGAGTGCCGAGGAACACTCGTAATTAACATTCCACCTCCACCTACTGACAGAATATG GTATGGCTTTCGAAGACCTCCCCACCTGGAGTTAAAAGCTCGGCCAAAACTTGGTGAGAGAGAAG
- the TEX2 gene encoding testis-expressed protein 2 isoform X1: MLQLSYSDTSLGPAMTSQNSSHAEKTGEMSSKQSAPKVQVQRSVSQETITIHFSAFGKEEEEEEEEFKEFLDEELDDQSIVTALEAKEDLCFEHTGHDFSGPATSLNMANSASLLSSSPAVLPTAETVKLLDSPSTSQIFSAVPLVLSPSSHSCHTVSLSGAPPPVEQKSSLSSSPSSSPSRSVVCASGSSTVSSSKPFKGLVKSLSTDVEPKEPTPPMRHRQLMKTLVKSLSTDTSKQESEAVSYRPPDSKLNLHLFKQFTQPRATGGDSKTAPSSPLTSPSDTRSFFKVPEMEAKIEDTKRRLSEVIYEPFQLLSKIMGDESSSHRPKALSSSASELSNLSSLNGHLESNNNYSIKEEECDSEGDLYGSDSNLNKNDQSKAAEEPAKETETKSSQSASTKDVSSKTSLVLEKCSLSALASREDEEFCELYAEDFSLLEDESKTDKPAETLLDPDVTEENGTMLSSEDENNLCVQQPKIPVKTLYFLTLLVYAYFIIPLPGYLSGLLFGMALGFMIAICVIWLLTPRTHEYLKLHRSVKKQWDTGALDIKEPEILKGWMNEIYNYDPETYHATLTHSVYVRLEGSTLRLSKPNKNISRRAVYNEPKPDVTYVSQKIYELTESKISLVPKSLARKRIWNKKYPICIELARQDDFMAKAQTDKENTEEKLSAEKVDSNNEDSRKPQDGAKNTSQKDQVLYLFGRTGREKEEWFRRFLLASKLKSEAKKPSSLCGIKPGILPTHSRSDSQAGVLTHSRSSSKGSTEEIASQPKHKDLAGNVRQKMLLDYSIYMAKCVPHDKKSPSGSPVLSADSSPTAVKKLPDAHVEAEEEEQEAWVNALLGRIFWDFLGEKYWSDLVSKKIQMKLSKIKLPYFMNELTLTELDMGIAVPKILQAFKPAVDHRGLWIDLEMSYNGSFLMTLETKMNLTKLGKEPLGEALKVGEIGREGFRPRAYCLADSDEESSSAGSSEEDDAPELAGEKQVTPGAEGYVGGHRTSKIMRIVDKITKSKYFQKATETEFIKKKIEEVSNTPLLLTVEVQECRGTLVINIPPPPTDRIWYGFRRPPHLELKARPKLGEREVTLVHVTDWIERKLEQEFQKIFVMPNMDDVYIPLMHSAMDPRSSTCPPKDLITEAPDQP, encoded by the exons ATGCTACAGTTATCAT actCTGACACATCTCTGGGACCTGCAATGACAAGTCAGAACAGTAGCCATGCAGAGAAAACTGGTGAAATGTCCTCAAAGCAGTCAGCACCAAAAGTGCAGGTCCAACGATCTGTCTCCCAAGAAACCATCACTATTCATTTCTCTGCAtttgggaaggaggaagaagaggaggaagaggagtttAAGGAGTTTCTTGATGAGGAACTAGATGACCAAAGCATTGTAACAGCACTTGAAGCCAAGGAAGACCTCTGCTTTGAGCATACCGGCCATGATTTTTCTGGTCCAGCTACCTCGCTTAACATGGCCAACTCTGCATCATTGCTGTCCTCATCGCCTGCAGTTCTGCCAACTGCAGAGACTGTAAAGCTGTTGGATTCTCCTTCCACATCCCAGATATTCAGTGCAGTGCCACTAGTCCTGTCTCCATCATCACACTCATGTCATACAGTTAGCTTATCAGGTGCACCACCACCTGTGGAACAGAAATCCAGCCTGTCGtcttccccatcctcatccccttcCAGATCAGTTGTCTGCGCTAGTGGATCATCCACAGTTTCTAGTTCAAAGCCTTTTAAGGGTTTAGTCAAGTCCCTTTCAACAGATGTGGAACCAAAAGAACCCACCCCGCCAATGAGACATAGGCAGTTAATGAAAACCTTAGTGAAATCTCTGTCTACAGACACTTCTAAACAAGAATCTGAAGCTGTGTCTTACAGGCCACCCGACTCGAAGCTGAACTTGCATCTGTTCAAACAGTTCACTCAACCTCGAGCTACAGGTGGTGATTCTAAAACTGCACCCTCTTCTCCATTAACATCTCCCTCTGACACTCGTTCCTTTTTTAAAGTACCTGAAATGGAGGCTAAAATTGAAGATACTAAAAGACGCCTTTCTGAAGTAATATATGAGCCTTTTCAGCTGCTCAGTAAAATTATGGGTGATGAAAGTAGTAGCCACAGGCCCAAAGCCTTATCTTCAAGTGCTTCAGAACTCTCAAACCTTTCCAGTTTGAATGGCCATTTGGAAAGCAATAACAACTACAGCATTAAGGAAGAAGAATGTGATTCTGAAGGAGACTTGTATGGAAGTGACTCTAACCTGAATAAGAACGATCAGTCAAAAGCGGCTGAGGAACCTGCAAAAGAGACAGAGACCAAAAGCTCTCAGTCTGCAAGCACAAAGGACGTGAGTTCGAAAACTTCACTCGTACTTGAAAAATGTTCCTTGTCTGCACTAGCAAGCAGAGAGGATGAGGAGTTTTGTGAACTGTATGCTGAAGACTTTTCCTTGCTAGAGGATGAAAGCAAAACTGATAAACCTGCTGAAACTTTGCTGGATCCTGACGTGACTGAGGAAAACGGTACTATGCTCAGTAGTGAAGATGAAAATAATCTGTGTGTGCAACAGCCTAAAATACCAGTGAAAACTTTGTACTTCTTAACGCTGTTGGTCTATGCTTACTTTATTATCCCTCTCCCTGGCTACTTAAGTGGACTTTTATTTGGAATGGCCCTTGGATTTATGATAGCTATCTGTGTGATTTGGCTTCTTACTCCACGTACTCATGAATATCTCAAATTGCATAGAAGTGTGAAAAAGCAATGGGATACAGGAGCTCTAGACATCAAAGAACCTGAAATACTGAAG GGATGGATGAATGAAATTTATAATTATGATCCAGAAACATACCATGCCACATTGACTCACTCTGTCTATGTGCGACTCGAAGGAAGCACCTTGAGACTTTCGAAACCCAATAAAAACATTTCTAGAAGGGCTGTGTACAATGAGCCAAAGCCTGATGTCacgtatgtcagccagaaaattTATGAACTTACAGAGAGCAAG ATTTCCCTGGTTCCTAAGAGTCTGGCACGAAAACGCATTTGGAATAAGAAGTACCCTATTTGCATTGAACTCGCTAGACAGGATGACTTTATGGCTAAGGCCCAGACTGATAAAGAGAATACGGAGGAAAAGTTATCTGCTGAAAAAGTGGACTCGAACAATGAAGACTCTAGGAAACCTCAGGATGGAGCAAAGAACACTAGCCAAAAGGATCAAGTGCTTTATCTCTTTGGCAGGACAGGTAGGGAGAAGGAGGAATGGTTCAGAAGATTCCTTCTTGCATCCAAGCTGAAGTCTGAAGCAAAGAAGCCATCTAGTTTATGTGGGATCAAGCCAG GGATCTTGCCAACACACAGCAGAAGCGATAGTCAAGCTGGAGTTCTCACACACAGCCGAAGCAGCAGCAAGGGAAGTACAGAAGAAATTGCATCCCAGCCGAAGCACAAGGATCTGGCTGGCAACGTGCGGCAGAAGATGCTTCTGGACTACAGTATTTATATGGCAAAGTGTGTTCCACATGACAAGAAAAGCCCTTCAGGTAGTCCAGTCCTCAGTGCAGATAGCAGCCCTACAGCTGTGAAAAAG TTACCAGATGCCCATGTggaagctgaagaagaagaacaGGAGGCCTGGGTGAATGCTTTGCTTGGAAgaatattttgggattttttagGAGAAAAGTATTGGTCTGATCTAGTGTCAAAGAAGATCCAAATGAAACTTAGCAAAATAAAG CTGCCGTATTTCATGAATGAGTTAACTCTAACTGAGCTTGACATGGGGATAGCAGTGCCGAAGATCCTTCAAGCCTTCAAACCTGCTGTTGATCACAGAG GACTTTGGATTGATTTGGAAATGTCCTACAATGGATCTTTTCTGATGACCCTAGAGACCAAGATGAACTTGACCAAACTTGGTAAAGAGCCGCTTGGTGAAGCGCTTAAAGTTGGAGAGATCGGCAGAGAAGG TTTCAGGCCAAGGGCGTATTGTCTTGcagacagtgatgaggaatcgtCCAGCGCTGGGTCTTCAGAAGAGGACGATGCTCCTGAATTGGCAGGAGAGAAGCAGGTGACTCCAGGAGCAGAAGG GTATGTCGGAGGACATCGGACAAGTAAGATCATGAGAATTGTGGATAAAATTACTAAGTCAAAATACTTtcagaaagcaacagagactGAGTTTATTAAGAAGAAGATTGAAGAGGTCTCCAATACTCCATTGCTGCTAACAGTTGAAGTACAAGAGTGCCGAGGAACACTCGTAATTAACATTCCACCTCCACCTACTGACAGAATATG GTATGGCTTTCGAAGACCTCCCCACCTGGAGTTAAAAGCTCGGCCAAAACTTGGTGAGAGAGAAG